One region of Pseudomonas sp. ABC1 genomic DNA includes:
- a CDS encoding DUF6701 domain-containing protein — protein sequence MSNSILKLKIYSCAAVFSFVILSFCGWVQAATYNLAPPQTPALCNGNAGTWSGSVYVCAWHQPFSLEPGDKLLSGGNIRILSYSGFNLSKVVIGGAGYTIDLEAQGSNTTRLVGVELNGSIYGQSNNVRLEGGAIVRGSVSVTGSFSSASASVYGNVSANNGVSAEDTVFYANINSSSGGVSLVGGAVENDVVVTATKISAQGTVFRGALTSTSGSIELIGGSVAKLVKTNCCSISTNGTNLYGGATAQSGMTIKGDGNTEIRGDYTFTDLNPGYFEGVKMTSGNSIGVAGSATFVNSTIGSDSNPVNIRVNGSANVKLNGSTIYGTVYVPDYGQWSPLITGDSSSRIVGECQRFSGGTRPLSTPASLCDGSGSIKINHLRLYHTGSAISCMATEVSVQACADSSCTKVFPGPASFSLAVGNGSFVNSVVAIDASGQGKTFLRNPNGGLSKITSDTPLVCDFSNCSINFKDSVLFISGDKSALTKIPAQIAGKPFDAYLHSITTNPDTKACEARVEGQKSVSFDFSCVDPNKCVAGQTFKVGENAIPGSRSLTFKNGVSEKLEMAYSDAGKVKVTAELSLPAEGNHPAVVLAGETSFVSRPWGLCLETDTDKSVTNKATDKILTKAGDGFEQRMKAVIWTSSTDGKETDRRSVSLCSNAVTPNYQQASIALESEVIAPSNGKSGALGATEYAQGKGVTTLTQTLSEVGIFRVIASPPNYLGESMGHAVSASGAVGRIIPAWLEVGATLSQAVGCQNPSGFTYQGQTTSLSGALKVIGKNRVGDETKNYIGDFWRFSGNLSYELYQESASPKSGQASAIAGRVIPLPAFAATSASASFLPSGSYSYTRPLSPSALDTPFSLKLAVWDWHDLDNVYFKRTDITQSVAARGLATTGVPVVAAISTSAFRLGRVRSENINVPTGSTGTVPLLLEHWGTAGWAAAVDSCTSLAAPNDLKERLVYENPPITSVTADAVGTWNQQSLGISVQPSTPRGQVLLKHLLTGPNNGATAQPAIWLCQQRTAGDAPLGGVCSYSGTSPAEVRSSVTFGIYEGRKPLIFRREVYR from the coding sequence CTTTCTTATAGTGGTTTTAATTTAAGTAAAGTTGTTATTGGTGGTGCTGGTTATACCATTGATTTGGAGGCGCAAGGAAGTAATACGACAAGGCTTGTAGGTGTGGAGCTAAATGGTTCTATCTACGGGCAGAGTAATAATGTTCGACTTGAGGGTGGGGCTATTGTAAGAGGCTCTGTAAGTGTGACGGGGAGTTTTTCCTCTGCGAGTGCTAGTGTGTATGGTAACGTCAGTGCCAATAATGGAGTTTCGGCTGAAGATACGGTGTTTTATGCGAATATAAATTCTAGTAGTGGTGGGGTTAGTTTGGTTGGTGGGGCGGTTGAGAATGATGTGGTTGTTACGGCAACCAAAATTTCTGCGCAAGGTACTGTTTTTAGGGGGGCGTTGACCAGTACAAGTGGGTCAATTGAATTGATCGGAGGTAGTGTTGCGAAACTTGTCAAAACTAATTGCTGCAGTATATCGACCAATGGCACTAATCTCTATGGTGGGGCGACAGCGCAGTCAGGTATGACCATCAAAGGTGATGGCAATACAGAGATTCGAGGTGATTACACATTCACTGATTTGAATCCCGGCTACTTTGAAGGGGTGAAAATGACCTCGGGAAATTCCATTGGGGTTGCTGGTTCAGCTACTTTTGTCAATAGTACTATTGGGTCTGACTCGAATCCGGTTAATATAAGGGTTAACGGTAGTGCCAATGTTAAGTTGAATGGGAGTACTATATATGGCACTGTCTATGTGCCAGATTATGGTCAGTGGAGTCCGTTGATTACTGGTGACTCATCTAGCCGTATTGTTGGAGAGTGTCAGAGGTTTAGCGGTGGTACTCGACCCCTTTCGACACCCGCTAGTTTGTGCGATGGCTCGGGTAGTATAAAAATAAATCATCTGCGTCTGTATCACACTGGTTCCGCAATAAGCTGCATGGCTACTGAAGTTTCTGTGCAGGCCTGTGCTGATTCGAGTTGTACGAAAGTATTTCCGGGGCCGGCATCTTTCTCTCTTGCTGTAGGTAATGGTTCTTTTGTCAACTCTGTCGTGGCTATTGATGCAAGTGGTCAGGGTAAGACGTTTTTAAGGAATCCGAATGGTGGCCTCTCGAAGATTACATCGGATACTCCTCTAGTATGTGACTTCTCCAATTGCTCAATAAATTTCAAGGACTCTGTACTTTTTATTTCGGGTGATAAAAGTGCGCTGACCAAAATTCCCGCTCAGATTGCAGGTAAGCCTTTCGATGCCTACTTGCATTCAATTACTACAAATCCAGACACAAAAGCCTGCGAAGCGAGGGTTGAAGGTCAGAAGAGTGTTTCATTTGATTTCTCCTGTGTTGACCCCAATAAATGTGTGGCGGGGCAGACGTTCAAGGTTGGTGAGAACGCGATTCCCGGGAGCAGATCGCTGACATTTAAAAATGGTGTCTCCGAAAAGTTGGAAATGGCGTATTCGGATGCCGGGAAAGTAAAGGTGACTGCGGAGCTGTCTTTGCCTGCCGAGGGCAATCATCCTGCAGTAGTTCTGGCGGGAGAGACGAGTTTTGTTTCCCGTCCTTGGGGACTCTGTCTCGAAACGGATACTGATAAGAGCGTCACTAATAAAGCGACCGATAAGATCTTGACCAAGGCCGGCGATGGATTCGAGCAGCGAATGAAGGCCGTGATCTGGACGTCGAGTACCGATGGAAAAGAAACGGATCGCCGCAGTGTGAGCCTCTGTTCAAATGCAGTCACGCCCAACTACCAGCAGGCGTCGATTGCGTTGGAAAGCGAAGTTATCGCACCAAGCAATGGTAAATCCGGTGCTTTGGGGGCGACCGAATATGCTCAGGGAAAAGGTGTGACGACACTGACTCAGACACTGAGTGAAGTCGGTATCTTCAGGGTTATTGCCTCGCCGCCGAACTACCTGGGTGAGTCGATGGGGCATGCCGTCAGTGCCAGTGGGGCAGTCGGTCGTATCATCCCCGCCTGGCTGGAAGTTGGTGCAACGCTCAGTCAGGCTGTCGGTTGCCAAAACCCATCAGGTTTTACTTACCAGGGCCAGACCACATCGCTGAGCGGGGCGCTTAAGGTTATCGGTAAGAATCGCGTTGGGGATGAGACGAAAAACTATATAGGCGACTTCTGGCGGTTTAGTGGAAATTTGAGCTACGAACTTTATCAAGAATCAGCCAGCCCGAAATCAGGTCAGGCGTCCGCTATTGCCGGGCGTGTCATTCCGCTACCAGCCTTTGCTGCAACGTCCGCCAGCGCATCTTTCCTTCCCAGCGGCAGCTACAGCTATACCCGGCCCCTCAGTCCGAGTGCGCTCGATACACCTTTCAGCCTGAAGTTGGCCGTATGGGACTGGCATGATCTGGACAATGTTTATTTCAAACGTACCGATATCACGCAGAGCGTGGCAGCACGCGGTTTGGCTACGACGGGTGTGCCTGTCGTAGCTGCGATCAGTACCAGCGCCTTCCGGCTTGGACGTGTCCGCAGTGAGAATATCAATGTGCCGACTGGCAGTACGGGTACCGTTCCTTTGCTTCTGGAGCATTGGGGAACTGCCGGTTGGGCTGCTGCGGTTGATAGCTGTACAAGCCTGGCTGCTCCGAACGATCTGAAGGAACGATTGGTTTACGAAAACCCTCCGATTACCAGCGTTACGGCCGATGCTGTTGGAACATGGAATCAACAATCGCTGGGTATCAGCGTACAGCCTTCCACTCCGCGTGGGCAGGTTCTACTCAAGCACCTATTGACCGGCCCGAATAATGGAGCGACTGCTCAGCCTGCTATATGGCTTTGCCAGCAGCGTACCGCTGGCGATGCCCCTTTGGGTGGCGTGTGCAGTTATAGCGGTACCAGCCCGGCAGAGGTACGCAGCTCCGTGACCTTTGGTATCTACGAGGGCCGCAAACCCCTGATCTTCCGCCGCGAGGTCTATCGCTAG